AGGACACGACAAAGATAGAATCATGGGACGGAGACTGGACGCTTAAATACTCTTGCGAATGCGGACATTGCGAAGCCGTGGATCTGCGTAAGGCAAAATCTGTAAAGCTGGGCTGGAGGGTTGACTGGCCCATGCGCTGGGCTTTTGAGAAAACCGTTTTTGAGCCGGCCGGAAAGGATCATCATTCACAAGGAGGTTCCTTCGATACGGCAAGTTTGGTTTCCGATCGCATTTATAATTGGCCTGCTCCCGTAAGTTTCCGATATGATTTTATCGGTTTAAAGGGAGTGCCCGGAAAGATGGCCTCTTCTAAGGGAAAGGTTGTAAGCCTTGCCGAAGTACTCGAAGTTTATCAGCCCGAAGTTGCCCGCTATCTTTTTGCGGGTACAAGGCCCAACACCGAATTCGTTATCAGCTTTGACCTTGATGTAATTAAGATTTACGAAGACTATGACAAAACCGAGCGCATTGCGTGGAAGGCAGAAAAGGCTAAAAACGATGAGACATTCGAAAAAGAATATAGAATCTATGAGCTTTCTCAAATAGACGGAATGCCTGAGTGTATTTCCTATCAAATTCCTTTTAGGCATTTATGCAATCTTTTACAGATAAATTCGGGCGATATTGAAGCCGTAATAAAGGGGCTTCCCGATGTAAAGCCTGCTCAAGCCGATAGACTGAGATCCCGTGCCGAATGTGCCTGGAACTGGATCACGGACGGGGGTGCTCCCGAAGAATTTAAGTTTGCTTTAAGAGCTGACGGCTCAAAGGCTGAACTTTCCGAGCCGGAAACAAAGGCGATTAAAACGATAAGGGATTCCCTTTTACCCAAAATGGACGCGATGGACGAAAAGACATTTTCGACAGCCCTTTACGATGCGGCAAAAGAATGCGGCTTGGAGCCCAAGCAAATGTTTGTTGCCGTTTATCAAGCCCTTGTTTCAAAGGATCAGGGCCCGCGCCTTGCCGGCTTTATGAAAACCATCGGCAAAGAAAGACTGGAGAAAATATTTAAAGATTATTAAAGAGCGAAGGCTTTTA
The DNA window shown above is from Treponema denticola and carries:
- the lysS gene encoding lysine--tRNA ligase; the encoded protein is MSNEKKLLHWADQTAEKIIRERGDLDVYTCASGITPSGTVHVGNFREIISVDLVVRALRSRGKNVRFIYSWDDYDVFRKVPANMPKPEVLEKYLRYPITMVPDTFERDENYARHHEHDVEAVLPRVGIHPEYLYQAERYQKGLYAEGMKKALDNREELKDILNTYRDEAHKITEEYWPVSVFCTACNKDTTKIESWDGDWTLKYSCECGHCEAVDLRKAKSVKLGWRVDWPMRWAFEKTVFEPAGKDHHSQGGSFDTASLVSDRIYNWPAPVSFRYDFIGLKGVPGKMASSKGKVVSLAEVLEVYQPEVARYLFAGTRPNTEFVISFDLDVIKIYEDYDKTERIAWKAEKAKNDETFEKEYRIYELSQIDGMPECISYQIPFRHLCNLLQINSGDIEAVIKGLPDVKPAQADRLRSRAECAWNWITDGGAPEEFKFALRADGSKAELSEPETKAIKTIRDSLLPKMDAMDEKTFSTALYDAAKECGLEPKQMFVAVYQALVSKDQGPRLAGFMKTIGKERLEKIFKDY